A single window of Mycolicibacterium madagascariense DNA harbors:
- a CDS encoding alpha/beta fold hydrolase, with amino-acid sequence MQTSSPHEGFRLAYERHGGGGAPVVLLHGWPGDHTDFRDVVPLLGDDVDVVVPDLRGFGRSDGHRVDPAEGYGAAAQAGSVVALIDELGLERPVLAGYDVGSRVAQTIAKAHPGLARHLVLSPPMPGVGRRVLEPDAQTEFWYQALHRLPLSEALIDGDADAVRSYLRHFWDHWSGPAFAIDEAALDHLVEVYSPPGAFVASIGWYRAGAGTVVTALAEQAPAAEDRIATPTSVLWPEHDPLFPRAWSDRLDEFFADVRVTPADGAGHFTPVESPELFAALVRDALGDD; translated from the coding sequence ATGCAGACGTCTTCCCCGCACGAAGGTTTCCGGCTGGCGTACGAACGCCACGGCGGCGGGGGTGCTCCGGTCGTGCTGCTGCACGGCTGGCCCGGTGACCACACCGACTTCCGCGACGTCGTCCCGCTGCTCGGCGACGACGTGGACGTCGTGGTTCCGGACCTGCGCGGCTTCGGCCGATCCGATGGCCATCGCGTCGATCCCGCCGAGGGGTATGGCGCCGCGGCGCAGGCCGGCAGCGTCGTCGCGCTCATCGACGAGCTCGGCCTGGAACGTCCCGTGCTCGCCGGGTACGACGTCGGCAGTCGCGTGGCCCAGACCATCGCCAAGGCGCACCCGGGGTTGGCCCGACACCTGGTGCTGTCCCCGCCCATGCCCGGCGTCGGACGACGGGTGCTCGAACCCGACGCGCAAACCGAGTTCTGGTATCAGGCCTTGCACCGGCTGCCGCTGTCGGAGGCCCTGATCGACGGCGACGCCGACGCCGTTCGGTCCTACCTACGGCACTTCTGGGACCACTGGTCTGGCCCGGCGTTCGCCATCGACGAGGCGGCGCTCGACCACCTGGTCGAGGTGTACTCCCCGCCGGGAGCGTTCGTCGCCTCGATCGGCTGGTATCGCGCCGGCGCGGGAACGGTCGTCACCGCGCTCGCCGAGCAGGCGCCCGCCGCCGAGGATCGCATCGCCACGCCGACGTCGGTGCTGTGGCCGGAGCACGACCCGCTCTTTCCCCGCGCGTGGTCGGATCGGCTCGACGAGTTCTTCGCCGACGTGCGCGTGACGCCCGCCGACGGTGCCGGTCACTTCACCCCGGTGGAGAGCCCGGAGCTGTTCGCCGCATTGGTGCGGGACGCCCTCGGCGACGATTGA
- a CDS encoding SDR family oxidoreductase, with amino-acid sequence MDISRCTALVTGANRGLGKQFSLELLKRGARVYGGARNPASIDVDGVEPLALDVTDPASVSAAVEAAGDVTLLINNAGIAANVNLLTGDLDGARREMDTNYFGTLSMVRAFAPVIERNGGGGILNVLSVLSWISYPDISGYCASKSAAWSMTNAVRAQLVERGIVVTALHVGLMDTDMGAGLDGPKADPADVAAQSLDAVAAGEYEVLADDTSRHVRAGLANGVAALYPQLAQ; translated from the coding sequence ATGGACATCTCTCGCTGCACCGCACTCGTCACCGGCGCCAACCGTGGGCTTGGCAAGCAATTCAGTCTTGAGTTGCTGAAACGTGGCGCTCGCGTCTACGGCGGGGCCCGCAACCCGGCGTCGATCGACGTCGACGGCGTGGAGCCGCTCGCCCTGGACGTCACCGACCCTGCGTCGGTCTCGGCCGCCGTGGAGGCCGCGGGCGACGTGACGCTGCTGATCAACAACGCGGGCATCGCGGCGAACGTCAACCTGCTGACCGGCGACCTGGACGGCGCGCGCCGCGAGATGGACACCAACTACTTCGGCACGCTGTCGATGGTGCGGGCCTTCGCGCCCGTCATCGAGCGCAACGGCGGTGGCGGCATCCTGAACGTGCTGTCGGTGCTGTCCTGGATCAGCTATCCCGACATCAGCGGCTACTGCGCGTCGAAGTCGGCGGCCTGGTCGATGACCAACGCGGTGCGCGCGCAGCTCGTCGAGCGCGGCATCGTGGTCACCGCCCTGCACGTCGGCCTGATGGACACCGACATGGGCGCGGGTCTGGACGGACCGAAGGCCGACCCCGCCGACGTGGCTGCGCAGTCGCTCGACGCCGTCGCGGCGGGGGAGTACGAGGTGCTCGCCGACGACACCAGTCGCCATGTGCGGGCCGGTCTCGCGAATGGCGTCGCCGCGCTGTATCCTCAACTCGCCCAGTGA
- a CDS encoding VWA domain-containing protein, with product MTFEPVLPTWVLLGVTAAIVIARVVALRQTGRAPTWRWVGLTLAMLLLCLAAARPVPSSNDDTATRVANRLAPNVFLVVDRSPDMAVADQPGGQTRMARARADLVALVDRFPEARVAVISFGARSTLQWPLSADTWSLRPSLATFEPYASAPDAIDQTNAGAAGNMLRYLLIGARQQYPAAKNLVYYLGAGAAEANEPARDFNLPEHAVDGGAVLGYGTTAGGPIPGTDVARSAIDEPVLRGIAAQIGVPYVSRVGDAPLADAVPPGPTEPRPAIARSTGRERTELYWIPASLSAVLVLVELYLVLREFRRTRLVQRDVIV from the coding sequence ATGACCTTCGAGCCGGTGCTGCCGACATGGGTGCTGCTCGGCGTGACCGCGGCCATCGTGATCGCCCGCGTCGTCGCGCTGCGCCAGACCGGCCGGGCCCCGACCTGGCGCTGGGTCGGGCTGACGCTGGCGATGCTGCTGCTGTGCCTGGCCGCCGCCCGCCCGGTGCCGAGCTCCAACGACGACACCGCCACCCGCGTCGCGAACCGGTTGGCGCCCAACGTGTTCCTCGTCGTCGACCGGTCGCCGGACATGGCGGTGGCCGACCAACCCGGCGGTCAGACCCGGATGGCGCGCGCCCGTGCCGACCTTGTCGCGCTCGTCGACCGGTTCCCCGAGGCCAGGGTCGCGGTGATCTCGTTCGGGGCCCGCTCGACGCTGCAGTGGCCGCTCTCGGCCGACACCTGGAGCCTGCGGCCGTCGCTGGCGACCTTCGAGCCGTACGCGTCGGCCCCCGACGCCATCGACCAGACCAACGCGGGGGCGGCCGGAAACATGTTGCGCTACCTCCTGATTGGCGCCCGACAGCAGTACCCGGCCGCCAAGAACCTGGTCTACTACCTGGGCGCCGGTGCGGCCGAGGCCAACGAGCCCGCCCGCGACTTCAACCTGCCCGAGCATGCGGTCGACGGCGGTGCGGTCCTCGGCTACGGCACGACCGCGGGCGGTCCCATCCCCGGAACGGACGTCGCGCGGTCGGCGATCGACGAGCCGGTCCTGCGGGGCATCGCCGCCCAGATCGGCGTGCCCTACGTGAGCCGGGTCGGCGATGCACCCCTGGCCGACGCGGTGCCCCCGGGGCCCACCGAGCCCCGGCCCGCCATCGCGCGCTCGACGGGCCGCGAACGCACCGAGCTCTACTGGATCCCGGCGAGCCTGTCGGCGGTCCTCGTCCTCGTCGAGCTGTACCTGGTGCTGCGCGAATTCCGCAGGACCAGGCTGGTGCAGCGGGACGTGATCGTGTGA
- a CDS encoding ABC transporter permease — MPLAVLSRVAVLNVRELRTHWGRALASIAVVAVSAALLVAVLGVSGSITGSIDRLATSIGGDANLEVSGITGDGIDDGMLDTVARVENVRAAVPLVRTRVTADSRPALLIGLGQNAAELHSDLQTAIQDQLQSGAPVTSAPNGVIVGGGLGVTKGRQLQIAGTTVTAAAVVDGPAARRLNDAHFVIAPLALAQRISGRDHRLDSILVFTDPRADVGRVREAVTAALGGRAVVSTPSFRAAQASSSFAILQAMTLLAASVSLVVAAFLSYNAMSIAIAQRRPIISTMRALGGRRRTIMSDMLGEAAVVGLLGGLVGSAAGVVIGRLAIGRLPSTMVQTLDARLEYVLAPWVVPVAVTACVVASVAASALAARQVHAVAPIEAMAPSGSAVTEAGSARLRVVAGVAGVALLAATVLVVTGGFGQLAIVAIALSFIGFSALCFALSGPIIAAAAAVARCFGAAGVLGAATIERAPRRMWVAMMTVLTAVVTTVAVTGATSNAVDSTVASFASIAKADVWVSSAAATDYSSALLPPGTADAVAAVPGVERVVPDQMAFATVGATRVMLLGIAADSHRDIYASLSPGDRRELLSGEGVALSRDLGKSMNVVAGQQITLQTPSGPHTVRVLALVPYFSGMTGTVAMSLDAMQGWFGRPGASDLEVTVAPGAVPAVVQAAIRKVVAPEAFVYSGDDALAGVASALDQVIAVITAIAWIVVVVSAVTLLNTLMLSVLDRRREIGVLRAIGATRAFTLKAILAEAAGIGIVGGLLGMILGAAIQYLTSIALTDVLSIDVTWAPSPSMLAIGLGALAICLLGSVPPAVRAARLDIVEAVSVD, encoded by the coding sequence GTGCCCCTCGCCGTCCTCAGCCGCGTCGCGGTCCTCAACGTTCGCGAGCTGCGCACCCACTGGGGGCGCGCGCTCGCCTCGATCGCGGTCGTCGCGGTGTCGGCCGCGCTGCTCGTCGCCGTCCTCGGCGTCTCGGGCTCCATCACCGGGTCCATCGACCGGCTCGCCACCAGCATCGGCGGCGACGCCAACCTCGAGGTCTCCGGAATCACCGGCGACGGCATCGACGACGGCATGCTCGACACGGTCGCCAGGGTCGAGAACGTCCGCGCCGCAGTGCCGTTGGTGCGGACCCGCGTCACCGCCGACTCGCGGCCGGCGCTGCTGATCGGCCTCGGCCAGAACGCCGCCGAGCTGCACTCGGATCTGCAGACCGCGATCCAGGACCAGCTGCAGTCCGGCGCGCCGGTCACCTCCGCGCCCAACGGCGTCATCGTGGGCGGCGGCCTCGGAGTCACCAAGGGGCGGCAGCTGCAGATCGCCGGGACGACGGTGACCGCCGCCGCGGTCGTCGACGGTCCCGCGGCCCGGCGTCTCAACGACGCACACTTCGTCATCGCGCCACTGGCTCTGGCGCAACGGATCTCGGGCCGCGACCACCGCCTCGACTCGATCCTCGTCTTCACCGACCCGCGGGCGGACGTCGGTCGGGTGCGCGAGGCGGTGACGGCGGCGCTCGGCGGCCGCGCCGTGGTGTCGACGCCCAGTTTCCGTGCCGCACAGGCCAGTAGCTCGTTCGCCATCCTGCAGGCCATGACGCTGTTGGCGGCGTCGGTGTCGCTCGTGGTGGCCGCGTTCCTCAGCTACAACGCCATGAGCATCGCGATCGCGCAGCGGCGGCCCATCATCTCCACCATGCGCGCCCTGGGCGGGCGCCGGCGCACCATCATGTCCGACATGCTCGGCGAGGCCGCGGTGGTGGGCCTGCTCGGCGGGCTCGTCGGATCGGCGGCAGGCGTGGTCATTGGGCGGCTGGCGATCGGCCGGCTGCCCTCGACGATGGTGCAGACCCTCGACGCCCGCCTCGAATACGTCCTCGCACCGTGGGTGGTACCGGTCGCCGTGACGGCCTGCGTCGTCGCGAGCGTCGCGGCGTCGGCACTGGCGGCCCGGCAGGTGCACGCGGTGGCCCCGATCGAGGCCATGGCGCCCAGCGGGTCGGCGGTCACGGAGGCGGGTTCCGCGCGGCTGCGGGTCGTCGCGGGCGTCGCGGGCGTGGCGCTGCTGGCTGCCACCGTGCTCGTCGTCACCGGCGGCTTCGGACAGCTGGCGATCGTGGCGATCGCGTTGTCGTTCATCGGGTTCAGTGCTTTGTGCTTCGCCCTGTCGGGGCCCATCATCGCGGCCGCCGCGGCGGTGGCCCGCTGCTTCGGGGCGGCGGGCGTGCTGGGCGCGGCCACCATCGAGCGCGCACCCAGGCGCATGTGGGTGGCAATGATGACCGTGCTGACCGCGGTCGTCACCACCGTCGCGGTGACCGGCGCGACGAGCAATGCCGTGGACTCCACGGTCGCCTCGTTCGCCTCGATCGCCAAGGCCGACGTGTGGGTCAGTTCCGCTGCCGCGACCGACTATTCGTCCGCGTTGCTGCCGCCCGGGACGGCCGACGCCGTGGCCGCCGTCCCCGGCGTCGAACGCGTCGTGCCCGACCAGATGGCGTTCGCGACCGTCGGCGCGACGCGGGTGATGCTGCTGGGCATCGCCGCCGACTCACACCGAGACATCTACGCGTCCCTGTCTCCGGGGGACCGTCGGGAGCTGCTCTCCGGCGAGGGCGTCGCCCTCTCGCGCGATCTTGGCAAGTCCATGAATGTCGTTGCCGGACAACAGATCACGTTGCAGACACCCTCGGGACCGCACACGGTGCGGGTGCTGGCGCTGGTGCCCTACTTCTCCGGGATGACCGGCACCGTGGCCATGAGCCTGGACGCCATGCAGGGCTGGTTCGGCAGACCCGGCGCCAGCGATCTGGAGGTCACCGTGGCGCCGGGCGCCGTCCCCGCCGTGGTGCAGGCGGCCATCCGCAAGGTCGTCGCCCCGGAGGCCTTCGTGTACTCCGGCGACGACGCGCTGGCCGGGGTCGCCAGCGCACTGGATCAGGTGATCGCCGTCATCACCGCCATCGCGTGGATCGTCGTCGTGGTGTCGGCCGTCACGCTGCTGAACACGCTCATGCTGTCGGTCCTCGACCGGCGGCGCGAGATCGGCGTGCTGCGCGCGATCGGCGCGACCCGGGCCTTCACGCTCAAGGCCATCCTCGCCGAGGCCGCCGGCATCGGCATCGTCGGCGGCCTGCTGGGGATGATCCTCGGCGCGGCCATCCAGTACCTGACGTCGATCGCCCTGACCGACGTGCTCAGCATCGACGTGACGTGGGCGCCCAGCCCGTCGATGCTCGCCATTGGCCTTGGCGCACTGGCCATTTGCCTGCTGGGCTCGGTACCGCCCGCCGTGCGCGCGGCACGCCTGGACATCGTCGAGGCCGTCAGCGTCGACTGA
- a CDS encoding haloalkane dehalogenase yields MILRTPDERFETLPDYPFAPHYVEVQARRIEPVRMHFVDAGPRDGPVVLLLHGQPTWSYLYRRVIAVLAEAGLRVVAPDNIGYGRSDKLSEATDYTFARHVDWLHDLVTRLDLRDVTLVVQDWGGPLGLSVLAREQDRFARVVATNTILHTCDPELAGELTWAHHGVGESRMMLEETLLDYVRFYQRAPDLVPSFFLDAVAGPLPADVLAAYDAPFPDRSYTAGLRHLIALIPLTRNDPGAVIGRATMAVLEQWRKPFLTAYSDGDPATRGWDGVFQRRVPGARGQDHVTIAGAGHFVQEQRGEELGGLIARFVAST; encoded by the coding sequence GTGATCCTCAGGACGCCCGACGAGCGGTTCGAGACGCTGCCCGACTACCCGTTCGCGCCACACTACGTCGAGGTTCAGGCGCGCCGAATCGAGCCCGTGCGAATGCATTTCGTGGACGCCGGACCGCGCGACGGGCCGGTCGTCCTGCTGCTGCACGGCCAACCCACCTGGTCGTACCTGTACCGACGGGTGATCGCCGTGCTCGCCGAGGCGGGGCTGCGGGTCGTGGCGCCGGACAACATCGGCTACGGGCGATCCGACAAGCTCAGCGAGGCAACGGATTACACGTTCGCCCGGCACGTCGACTGGCTGCACGACCTGGTCACCCGGCTCGACCTGCGCGACGTCACGCTCGTCGTGCAGGACTGGGGCGGGCCGCTCGGGCTGAGCGTGCTGGCCCGCGAGCAGGATCGCTTCGCGCGGGTCGTCGCGACGAACACCATCCTGCACACGTGCGACCCCGAACTCGCCGGCGAGCTCACCTGGGCGCACCACGGCGTAGGCGAGAGCCGCATGATGCTGGAGGAGACGCTGCTCGACTACGTCCGGTTCTATCAGCGCGCACCCGACCTCGTGCCGAGCTTCTTCCTCGACGCGGTCGCGGGCCCGCTACCCGCCGACGTCCTCGCCGCCTACGACGCGCCGTTCCCGGATCGGTCCTACACGGCCGGGTTGCGCCACCTCATCGCGCTGATTCCCCTGACGCGCAACGACCCCGGCGCGGTCATCGGGCGCGCCACGATGGCGGTGCTGGAGCAATGGCGCAAACCGTTCCTCACCGCCTACTCCGACGGTGATCCGGCAACCCGGGGGTGGGACGGGGTCTTTCAGCGGCGGGTCCCCGGGGCGAGAGGGCAGGACCACGTGACCATCGCTGGCGCAGGCCACTTCGTGCAGGAGCAGCGCGGGGAGGAGCTGGGCGGGCTCATCGCGCGATTCGTGGCATCCACCTAA